TGCACAAAATTATGGTGGATAAAGATATGGAACAGAGAAGATGATAAATAAGATATCTTTTTCCATAACTAATTGTGTAGAAGGGGCACTATCCAATAGGGTGGCAATCAAAAAATGGTTCCGGATCGATTTCGAGTCGGAACTACATCACAAATTTACGAAATATTTTATGTCCAGATTCTAATTTGGAATATATCTTGTTACTTTCTTTTATTCTGAATATATCTCGTTACTTATCAAAACAGATGGTTAACTAGTTGAATGAAATCAATGATTCAGATTCAATAAAAAGGATCTAACCGCATATAGAAAGGGGGGACGAGGTGGGGCTGTAATGGGGTGGGACTTTTGAGTTCTGAAAAACCGTCCTCTCTCtcatcaaagttcaaacacaCAGGCTACAACAGGCCCATTAATACCAAGTCCAACCCAGTATAAAAGGTTGTCCATGAGTTTGATTATTGGGCTGGACTGGACCAAATAGGCTTCGGCCTACAAAACAAGCCCACGTTAGGTTTGAATAGGAGGTACTCTTTAAGTTTTAAGTATATTCTGGGTATTCGCTAGGGCTCAACCATAACAACAGCGATATATAGTCTGCCCTACCTTCAATTTCTTTGCCGTTTGGGAGTGTAAAACACTAATAGATTGTATTACAATCACAaggtaataattattttttttgtcctaaAATGATGATTAAAAGTTGAAGGATGTGTTAAGGCTTTTGGCAATTGTCATTTCTCATCACTTTTTTCGATAATTAAGAACGATACATACAAGTTTGTTTTTTGGACATTttatatgggtctaaactagaGTCTTAGGCCTGCGAGTATAAAAGTTCTTCATCTGACGAtatgataagttgggtcaaagcctAATACATAATCACAAGGGCATTACTCTCAATGGGAATCAAACTCAGGATATTTCGAGTCCACACGGTTTGACTCTAAAGAGATTCACGACTAGACTATCATCTAAGTGGTTGTCATGTCTCATCACCCTAATTGGTGAATCCTActtatatatttcaaattgtagTCTAGCTTTATGAATTTAGGGTTAAGTACTAGCTTAGCATTACTtgattttaaactttttttttttaaaaagaaaattatctaaaaaaaaaaaactacgtaAAAGAAAGCAATGTCATCTTGTTAATTTGGTATACATGCAACCGATCCAAACGGGTTTGCTTTTAATTCTAATTAATTTTACCATATTTACATAATATAAATTGTATACAttcatttgcatcattacctccATTCCCTCTACCaaaaacattaattttttttaccccCATTAAAAACATAGAGTTATAATTATTGAGAGTAATATTATTATGGTCACGCACTAACTTTTGACTCAACTTACCTTGTCGTCAAATGAAAAATTTCCGTGCATGCAGGTTTGATAGCTAGAATTtctcatatcggatgttcaaaaaGTAAACATAGATGATCTCATTCTcgatttaaaaaagaaaattatggcTAGCTAGAGATAAGAGTGACATCAATGAAGACAAGCAAACATTTCCTTTTCAAATGAAACTCACCTTCTCCATAATTTAAGCAAAAATGTGCAACATCAAAGATCTAAAACTTCACCTACTCTATTCTACAtataaaacaacaaaacaaaccccTGTAAGCTAAGGACAATATAAGGTAAattacttaataaaaaaaaagtaagaaaccCAAGGCCCCCCATAATTGACCGAAGTTGTTTTCTCATGTGTTTCTAATTTTCTATAATCTTTTATTGTAACCACCACAAAAGCCAACTCTGTGGGCTATCGCTGTCAGGTGCTGTATAATTTTAATAATCTATGTGCGATTAGGCTCGTAATCACCACTCGATTTACGATATTTTAATACAAAAGTAGGATAAGAATGCCTTGTAATGACACCATGTTTTTAATGTATGGTCAACATCATTattcaaattaaataataatggACCTTATTGTACCTAATCTCGATTTTCTGATGAGAGAAGATGCTCGTGTTTCATCATCATAGttttcttttaataaaatttaagtaatttgaacttaaaaacttaaaaaaaaattatactctgtctctattcatatatatatatatatatataaacacctcTTAAAATTGTCAAGGCTAAAAATTACACATCGATGGGACATAACTCAACCGTGcgagtggtttataagcaaagtcAACTTCTCTCACATCGAAGATGCgtagaaataaaattttgaggATAAATCGATGTATCCACATAAAACTAGAGCCAAAAAGGACAGTATCTCATGTACGTTTAGTGTGTTCGTTGCGTCACTCTGATCACTTGAAGACGTGTTTTCACGGGCCTAAATACCAATAGCGACAgcccatgaagaacaaatcagTGCAAGTCTATGATCCAAAATGGACAGTACCTTTAATGTATTTGGACGGAGAATTTCAACAAAAATCTACATAATTAATCAGTGTAGTACCTCCATAAGCAAACATATGCAATGAAAAGGTGTTGAGAATACTTCTTTACTTAATATCCCAGGAAACATAAGTACAcccaaggaaaagaaaattgaaagggaagaaaagaaaagataaattaAAAGGATAAAGATGAACAGACAGGCAGACCAGACAGCACAACATAAAATACAGTGATAATGAAACACGTACAAAAACAAAGGAATAAAAAGACATCCCTTGGCTTTCatactttttttatttacaattcCGTGCAGGCCCTCGCCAGATCGATTGATCGAACCTTGAACCATCCACGCTCGCTCATCAGAAAGTACTGGCCAGTTCAATCAAGCGTTGCTCCTGAAGGAACCCAGGGCCTTAATGGCTGCAGCCCTTAGAATGACCTGGTGGTAGAATGCAGCAATTGCAGCTCCAATAAATGGTCCAACCCAGAATATCCACTGTAACATTAATTAAATACAATTATTAAAGGCATTTTTTAATTATAgtctaataataattaaaaaaaaacataatagtGTAAGTATAGATGTACTTGGTCATCCCAGGCCTTCTCTTTGTTGTATATGACAGCAGCTCCAAAACTCCTAGCAGGGTTGATACCCGTCCCAGTGATGGGGATGGTGGCTAGGTGAACCATGAATACAGCGAATCCAATGGGCAATGGTGCCAAAacctgtcattttttttttcaaagaagaaataaaatcagaattatactaaatttgtatattttatATACCAACTACCAAGTGTGCACTCCTACTAACataagtgatagggatcccagtaaatgaGATCTCAGTCATCTCAGTAATTAATCATGtatcttgattgatgtaaatcaGATTTTATGAACTCCTGCACTTACATCAATTAATAACCAAGATTGATTATTGGGATGACTAGTGGGATCCTGACATTTTTGCTCCTACTAATGATCAACAACAATTTTTAGAATCTCACTATTTTTTATCTCAATTAcctcaaatattgagatgggacgctcatgatttcatatggatcatgtgggaTCCATAATTTCACATAGATCATATGCATCCATCTCAGCATTTGCGGTGGTTGGAACATAAAAACCGGACATTTTTTAATAATCAAACGCTTGATGAGATGAGTAAAGCCAACCACGTACGTCTATACGAAAACGACAGATTACCTAAGaagatatggaaaaaaaaaactggtagTGGTAATAAGGTGCTTACAGGAACATGGGAGTCTCTAGCGTTCCTCTTAGGATCAGTGGCGGAGAAGACAGTATAGACAAGAACAAAGGTCCCGATGATCTCAGCACCCAATCCAGTGCCCTTGTTGTACCCATCAGCGAGCGTGTTGGCCCCACCTCCATACCTGTTGTAGTAAGCCTTTTGGAAACCCTTCACAAGCCCACAACCGCAGATTGCACCCAAACACTGTGCTACCATGTACATCACCGCACGGATGAGCGACACCTTGCGCCCCAGGAATAGTCCGAAGGTCACAGCCGGGTTAATGTGTCCA
This genomic stretch from Tripterygium wilfordii isolate XIE 37 chromosome 22, ASM1340144v1, whole genome shotgun sequence harbors:
- the LOC119992094 gene encoding aquaporin PIP2-2-like — translated: LTLALVSTLYTPPIYTPSPLLSFRILNNTLSLSLYIYIYLSKVVSQAVEMAKDVEVQPEFSAKDYTDPPPTPLFDLEELTKWSFYRALIAEFIATLLFLYITVLTVIGYKSQTDPNLNTDQCGGVGILGIAWAFGGMIFILVYCTAGISGGHINPAVTFGLFLGRKVSLIRAVMYMVAQCLGAICGCGLVKGFQKAYYNRYGGGANTLADGYNKGTGLGAEIIGTFVLVYTVFSATDPKRNARDSHVPVLAPLPIGFAVFMVHLATIPITGTGINPARSFGAAVIYNKEKAWDDQWIFWVGPFIGAAIAAFYHQVILRAAAIKALGSFRSNA